The genomic window TCGTGTCCGAGTACTCTGTGGGATATCTCACCCACGCCTCGACTACCTactcggaggaggaggaatctTCTGGCGTGTCTCCTCTGAACGAGGCTGCCATAACCATCACCGAGCTTCTCCTGTCTGCATCGGGCCAGGTTAAtgctgagctggaggagaagatcaagcAGCTGGTTGAGAAATGGGTTGACAAGTACACCGAGGCCAATGGCGGTCAGAGGCGAGGCCCTTCGACGGTCAAGCGTCTCGACCACACCATCCAGGTGAGCCAGCAGCGCAACATGTCTTCAACTCTGGCTGTGGCCACTGGTGGCGTGGATCTCGAGTCGGCAAACGCCAGAAAGGTCGAGTCCAAGGTCGACCGCAAGAAGCTCGAAAAGGCCGAACGCAAGATCGCTGCCAAGCAGCAAAAGAAGACGTTCAAGACTGTCGAGTACGAGGCATCTAGGCTGCTCGAGCAACCCGACTCTACCCAGTCCTACGAAGAGTTCTACATGGCTGTCAACCCTCTCCAGCTGGGCTCCAGCTCCGCAAACAAGACAAAGGATATCAAGCTCGACAATATCGACGTGTCTATTGGTGGAAACCGCATCCTTACCGACACGACACTCACGCTTGCCTATGGTCACCGATACGGTTTGGTTGGTCACAACGGTGTTGGTAAATCTACGCTGCTCCGAGCTCTGTCGAGACGTGAGGTTGCTATTCCGACACATATCTCTATCCTGCACGTCGAGCAGGAGGTAAGATCCCACGTTTATCTGAATCAGGAGGCTGCTAACAAGATAGATTACTGGTGACGATACCCCGGCTATCCAGGCGGTCCTGGATGCAGATGTCTGGCGCAAGGTTCTCCTCAAGGAGCAAGATGTAAGTATCTCAGCACACTCATAGGTGACATCGCTGACAACCGCAGCAAATCTTGGTACGACTcgccgagctggaagagCAGCGAGCCTCCCTGGCCGATACCTCTGCCGATGCAGCCAGACTTGACCACGATAAGGAGACCCAGGATACCAAGCTCGGCGACATTCAAGCCAAGCTGGCCGAAATGGAATCAGACAAGGCCGAGTCCCGAGCTGCTAGTATCCTCGCTGGTCTTGGTTTCTCGCCTGAACGACAACAGTTTGCTACCAAGACGTTCTCTGGTGGTTGGAGAATGCGTCTGGCCCTTGCCCGAGCCCTTTTCTGCGAGCCcgacctccttcttctggacGAACCGTCCAACATGTTGGATGTCCCTTCGATTGCCTTCTTGTCAGATTACCTCCAGACCTACCCCAGcaccgtcctcgtcgtctctcACGACAGAGCATTCCTCAACGAGGTTGCCACCGACATCATCCATCAGCACTCGCAGCGACTCGATTACTACCGCGGAGCCAACTTCGACTCCTTCTACGCTACTCGCGAAGAACGAAAGAAGGTGGCCAAGCGAGAGTACGAGAACCAAATGGCCCAGCGAGCCCATCTCCAGGCCTTTATCGACAAGTTCCGTTACAACGCAGCTAAGTCATCAGAGGCTCAGTCACGtatcaagaagctcgagaagaTGCCCGTCCTCGAACCCCCCGAGGCCGAGTACAATGTCAAGTTTACATTCCCCGAAGTGGAGAAGCTGTCGCCCCCTATCGTGCAAATGTCGGACGTTACCTTTGGCTACAACAAGGACAATATCCTCCTACGACATGTGGACCTGGATGTGCAGCTGGACTCTCGAATTGGTATCGTTGGTCCCAACGGTGCTGGTAAGACTACgatcctcaagctcctcattGGCAAGCTTGACCCTTCGTCTGGTCTGATTTCGCAACACCCCCGCCTCCGAATTGGATTCTTTGCTCAGCACCACGTCGATGCCCTTGATCTCAACGACAGCGCTGTGGGCTTCATGGCTAAGAACTATCCTGGACGAACAGACGAAGAATACCGACGCCGACTGGGTGCCTTTGGTATCACTGGTACAACTGGTCTGCAAAAGATGGCTCTGTTGTCTGGAGGCCAAAAGTCGCGTGTGGCGTTTGCTTGTCTGGCTCTGACGAACCCCCACATCCTGGTGCTGGACGAGCCTTCTAACCATCTCGATATCGAAGCCATGGACGCCCTGGCGGAGGCTCTCAACGAGTTCCAGGGTGGTGTTCTGATGGTGTCGCACGACGTGACGATGCTGCAGACTGTATGCACGTCGTTGTGGGTGTGCGATGGAGGTACGGTTGAGAAATTCCCCGGAGATGTGCAGCAGTACAAGAAGAGGATTTCTGCACAGGCGAATGCGGCGGGAGTTGTCAAGCAGCATTAGGCTGGATGCTATGCCAGAGTATGAAATGGTTGTTCATGCTGGCCACCTTGGTAACTCTGGACCGGACTGTGATGTGGATGTTGAATCTGTAAAGTTAACCAACTGACCATACCGCTGCTATGATCCTAGCAGCTTCTCAATACCCATCATCGTGTTGTTAATAACCTCGGAATCTTAAATGCTGATTGGCCGGTGTCAACGGTGGCCCGGGATTGCAAGTTGAGAGTGGGGCATCAACGTCCCGGGCTGTCGGCCCATGTGGCTGGTGCCGACATGACGCTGCCGGTTGAACGTTGGATCTGCAAGCCGTGTATCTGTTGTAAAACATAATCCCC from Fusarium falciforme chromosome 2, complete sequence includes these protein-coding regions:
- a CDS encoding Putative ABC transporter ATP-binding protein, with product MEADIRAVLPNIDPVVSEYSVGYLTHASTTYSEEEESSGVSPLNEAAITITELLLSASGQVNAELEEKIKQLVEKWVDKYTEANGGQRRGPSTVKRLDHTIQVSQQRNMSSTLAVATGGVDLESANARKVESKVDRKKLEKAERKIAAKQQKKTFKTVEYEASRLLEQPDSTQSYEEFYMAVNPLQLGSSSANKTKDIKLDNIDVSIGGNRILTDTTLTLAYGHRYGLVGHNGVGKSTLLRALSRREVAIPTHISILHVEQEITGDDTPAIQAVLDADVWRKVLLKEQDQILVRLAELEEQRASLADTSADAARLDHDKETQDTKLGDIQAKLAEMESDKAESRAASILAGLGFSPERQQFATKTFSGGWRMRLALARALFCEPDLLLLDEPSNMLDVPSIAFLSDYLQTYPSTVLVVSHDRAFLNEVATDIIHQHSQRLDYYRGANFDSFYATREERKKVAKREYENQMAQRAHLQAFIDKFRYNAAKSSEAQSRIKKLEKMPVLEPPEAEYNVKFTFPEVEKLSPPIVQMSDVTFGYNKDNILLRHVDLDVQLDSRIGIVGPNGAGKTTILKLLIGKLDPSSGLISQHPRLRIGFFAQHHVDALDLNDSAVGFMAKNYPGRTDEEYRRRLGAFGITGTTGLQKMALLSGGQKSRVAFACLALTNPHILVLDEPSNHLDIEAMDALAEALNEFQGGVLMVSHDVTMLQTVCTSLWVCDGGTVEKFPGDVQQYKKRISAQANAAGVVKQH